One genomic segment of Clostridium estertheticum subsp. estertheticum includes these proteins:
- a CDS encoding MutS-related protein, with protein MDKEKKFNKLFIASIVIAAIITYVSIVLGNNVNKIYFCVNIISLVLLMFGLAARNKAIFYKDLQKIKENYSNGNNRVRKFEDIKLLFDVIKYKEPEELYIDDQTYLDLNMDNVFEKVDRTLSSPGEQYLYYILRNPILKEEKLINRNKIITFFQDNKEIREKIQRKFLKLGRQNINTITCFLWDEISFKTFMKPLLYLLRILAYGSLISITFIGIGKAWIFILIIFAVNGYLSAKIKKDIGGDLASMGYLSKIIRLAEAIGSVEDKELKRYTLKLKEQSKKCKAITRKDAFIKIGRVEGVDMLYEYINIFFLSEARGFNKIIDEVKAHIEDIRSIYLILGEIDALISVASYRDGLLEYVEPKLTKGLKEIMVKDIKHPLIDTAVGNSLTLEKGVIITGSNMSGKSTFLRALGINALFSQTIFTCLATSYEGGYFNIISSMTVTDNVTSGKSYYLSEAEALFRIINGCNEEVTSLCLIDEIFRGTNPIERVNASAEILAYLSRHNSLVAVATHDLEIATMVGGLYECHYFTENVGEHGLEFDYQIRKGVSSTRNAIKVLEFIGYPQEIIYRTNERIIKQCTL; from the coding sequence ATGGATAAGGAAAAAAAATTTAATAAATTATTTATAGCAAGTATAGTTATAGCTGCTATTATAACCTATGTATCAATTGTCCTAGGTAACAATGTAAATAAAATATATTTTTGTGTAAATATTATTTCATTAGTTTTGCTGATGTTTGGACTAGCAGCAAGAAATAAAGCAATTTTTTATAAAGATTTACAAAAGATTAAAGAGAATTACAGTAATGGAAACAACCGCGTGCGAAAATTTGAGGATATTAAATTATTATTTGATGTAATAAAATATAAAGAGCCGGAGGAACTATATATTGATGATCAAACTTATTTAGATTTAAATATGGATAATGTTTTTGAAAAGGTAGATAGAACATTATCCTCGCCAGGAGAACAATATTTATATTATATTTTAAGAAATCCAATCCTAAAAGAAGAAAAACTAATCAATAGAAATAAGATTATAACTTTCTTTCAAGATAATAAGGAGATAAGAGAAAAAATACAAAGAAAATTTTTAAAATTAGGAAGACAGAATATTAACACTATAACATGTTTTTTATGGGATGAAATATCCTTTAAAACTTTCATGAAACCACTGTTATATCTTTTAAGGATATTAGCTTATGGTTCCTTAATTTCAATAACGTTTATTGGGATAGGAAAGGCATGGATTTTTATACTTATAATATTTGCGGTTAATGGCTATCTTAGTGCTAAAATCAAAAAAGATATTGGCGGAGATCTTGCATCAATGGGGTATTTAAGTAAGATTATTAGACTGGCAGAGGCTATTGGATCTGTAGAGGATAAGGAGTTAAAAAGATATACTTTAAAGCTTAAAGAGCAATCAAAGAAATGCAAGGCAATAACAAGGAAAGACGCCTTTATTAAAATAGGAAGAGTAGAAGGTGTAGATATGTTATACGAGTACATAAATATATTCTTTTTAAGTGAGGCTAGAGGTTTCAATAAAATAATAGATGAAGTTAAGGCACATATTGAAGATATAAGAAGTATCTATTTGATCTTAGGGGAAATCGATGCATTAATATCTGTAGCTTCTTATAGGGATGGACTTCTAGAATATGTTGAACCTAAATTAACAAAAGGACTTAAGGAAATAATGGTTAAAGATATAAAACATCCACTGATAGACACAGCTGTCGGGAATTCTTTAACTTTAGAAAAGGGTGTTATTATAACTGGTTCAAATATGTCTGGTAAGTCTACTTTTCTAAGAGCATTAGGCATAAATGCATTATTTTCACAGACTATTTTCACTTGCCTTGCGACAAGTTACGAGGGTGGATATTTCAACATAATATCGTCAATGACTGTTACTGATAATGTGACTAGTGGGAAAAGTTATTATTTAAGTGAGGCAGAGGCACTGTTTAGGATAATTAATGGTTGCAATGAGGAAGTGACAAGCTTATGTCTTATTGATGAGATTTTCAGGGGAACTAACCCTATTGAGAGGGTTAATGCATCTGCTGAGATTCTTGCCTATTTGTCTAGACATAATTCATTGGTGGCAGTAGCTACGCATGATCTCGAAATAGCTACTATGGTAGGAGGTTTATATGAATGCCATTATTTCACTGAAAATGTAGGAGAACATGGTTTAGAATTTGATTATCAAATAAGAAAAGGTGTATCTTCAACTAGAAACGCAATAAAGGTACTTGAATTTATAGGATATCCACAAGAAATTATTTATAGAAC
- a CDS encoding ABC transporter ATP-binding protein, whose product MKNDILTIDNLSKSYKDNQVLNNINLHIKAGTVYGFLGPNGAGKSTTIRIILGLIKKYTGDIKVFDHDLKKHKIEILNRVGALVESPSYYEHLSAYENLKIWAIMKNTPYSRIDEVLKIVDLYDSKNKKAGKFSLGMKQRLGIAQALINNPDLLILDEPTNGLDPIGIKEIRALIISLSKVYNKTVLVSSHLLSEMELMVDDVGIINKGSVLYEGCLKELKSNYPTLNSLEDIFLLLLERS is encoded by the coding sequence ATGAAAAATGATATATTAACTATTGATAATTTAAGTAAATCTTACAAAGATAATCAAGTTCTGAATAATATCAATCTGCATATTAAAGCTGGAACTGTTTATGGGTTTTTAGGACCAAACGGAGCTGGTAAATCTACAACAATTCGAATTATATTAGGTTTAATCAAAAAATATACGGGAGATATAAAAGTTTTTGATCATGATCTAAAAAAGCATAAAATTGAAATTTTAAATAGAGTAGGTGCACTAGTTGAATCACCGTCTTATTATGAGCATCTATCTGCATATGAAAATTTAAAAATATGGGCTATTATGAAAAACACACCATACTCAAGAATTGATGAAGTACTTAAAATTGTAGATCTTTATGATAGTAAAAATAAAAAAGCTGGTAAATTTTCTTTAGGGATGAAACAAAGACTTGGAATTGCTCAAGCTCTTATTAACAATCCTGATCTTTTAATTTTAGATGAGCCTACCAACGGTTTGGATCCTATTGGAATAAAAGAAATAAGAGCCTTAATTATCTCATTATCAAAAGTTTATAATAAAACAGTTTTGGTAAGTTCACATTTACTTAGTGAAATGGAACTTATGGTGGATGATGTTGGAATAATCAATAAAGGGAGCGTTCTATATGAAGGTTGTTTAAAAGAATTAAAAAGCAATTATCCCACTCTTAATAGTTTAGAAGATATATTTCTACTACTTCTAGAAAGGAGTTAA
- a CDS encoding ABC transporter permease, which produces MLNLIKCELIKIKNLKPIILSFIVPLLMSIVGLINIYRGLVETTDLWDAVYNQTFLLYASLTLPLAITIIISIQWRLEYKKNNILNLCSSSIKLNKIYLSKIMTTLLIIFLNIIILIISVLIFSNILIPKESFRYYVIYAPIIAFLYSIPLVCLQHLISMYNRNFIGSVSVGIILSFIGFLLSHTSLGILIPNTYIVCGSFIGVSSYPIATDMMATITFPYINLLILVVPILSIILYLLGNYLFSKKEF; this is translated from the coding sequence ATGTTAAACCTTATTAAATGTGAGTTAATTAAAATAAAAAATTTAAAACCAATAATTTTATCTTTTATAGTACCACTACTTATGTCCATTGTAGGATTAATTAACATATATAGAGGACTTGTTGAAACTACAGATTTGTGGGACGCTGTTTATAATCAAACATTCCTTTTATATGCATCTTTAACTCTTCCACTCGCAATAACAATAATAATATCCATTCAATGGAGATTAGAATATAAAAAAAATAATATACTTAATTTATGTTCTTCATCCATTAAATTAAATAAGATTTATCTTAGTAAGATAATGACTACTTTATTAATTATTTTTCTTAACATTATTATACTAATCATTTCAGTGTTAATTTTTTCTAATATATTAATACCTAAAGAATCTTTTAGATATTATGTAATTTATGCACCAATTATAGCATTTTTATATTCTATACCTTTGGTATGTCTTCAGCATTTAATATCTATGTACAATAGAAATTTTATTGGAAGTGTGTCTGTTGGAATAATCTTATCTTTTATAGGATTTCTATTATCTCATACCTCTTTAGGTATATTGATTCCTAATACATATATAGTTTGTGGAAGTTTCATAGGAGTATCTAGTTATCCTATAGCTACTGATATGATGGCAACTATAACATTTCCTTATATAAATTTATTGATATTAGTAGTACCCATTTTGAGTATAATACTATATTTATTAGGTAATTATTTGTTTAGTAAAAAAGAATTTTAA
- a CDS encoding dihydrofolate reductase, translating to MLTFIVAIGDNFAIGKNNDLLWHFSKDLKRFKQVTSGNTIIMGRKTFESLPGILPSRHHIVITKNKDFVINDDRVTILNSKEELFAFMKDDEEYFVIGGGSIYKLLLPYCNKIHLTKVHKEYNADIFFPKLDYSEWNCREEETGFINDDKTTSYTFLTLERIINVKQK from the coding sequence ATGCTTACATTTATCGTTGCAATTGGAGATAATTTCGCTATAGGTAAAAATAACGATTTACTTTGGCATTTTTCAAAAGATTTAAAAAGATTCAAGCAAGTTACAAGTGGAAACACTATTATAATGGGAAGAAAGACATTTGAGTCCCTTCCTGGTATTCTTCCTAGTAGACATCATATTGTTATTACAAAAAATAAAGATTTTGTTATAAATGATGATAGAGTTACTATTCTTAATTCTAAGGAAGAGTTATTCGCATTTATGAAAGACGATGAAGAATACTTTGTTATAGGTGGTGGATCAATTTACAAGTTATTATTGCCTTATTGTAATAAGATACATTTAACAAAAGTACATAAGGAATATAATGCTGATATTTTTTTTCCTAAACTAGATTATTCAGAATGGAATTGTAGAGAAGAAGAAACTGGGTTCATCAATGATGATAAAACAACATCATACACTTTTTTAACTTTGGAACGTATTATTAATGTGAAACAAAAATAA
- a CDS encoding phosphoglycerate mutase family protein has product MNIGLVRHFKVNFYTKMFMSSADFKQWVKQYDNSDVIENKFKIGDIKWDKCFSSDLSRAIKTSQSIFKGEIIKTKLLREVPIAPIFNTNIKIPYIFWCISGRFAWFFQCKSQTENKKDTQKRVNEFLDSIKDESSNNILIVCHGFFMNTLQKELKSRGVTGRTIRTPKNGTLYLYKK; this is encoded by the coding sequence ATGAATATAGGATTGGTTAGGCATTTTAAAGTTAATTTTTATACAAAGATGTTTATGTCATCTGCTGATTTTAAGCAATGGGTAAAACAATATGATAATAGTGACGTTATAGAAAATAAATTTAAAATAGGAGATATAAAGTGGGATAAATGTTTTTCAAGTGATTTATCAAGAGCCATTAAAACTTCTCAATCTATTTTCAAAGGTGAAATAATTAAAACTAAATTATTAAGAGAAGTTCCTATAGCACCAATATTTAATACTAATATAAAAATTCCTTATATATTTTGGTGTATAAGTGGGAGATTTGCCTGGTTTTTTCAGTGCAAATCTCAAACAGAGAATAAAAAAGATACCCAAAAACGTGTGAATGAGTTTTTGGATAGTATAAAGGATGAATCAAGTAATAATATATTAATTGTTTGTCATGGTTTCTTTATGAATACATTACAAAAGGAACTTAAAAGTAGGGGCGTTACTGGACGAACTATAAGAACACCTAAAAATGGTACATTGTATTTATATAAAAAATAG
- a CDS encoding MarR family winged helix-turn-helix transcriptional regulator, whose protein sequence is MDQEYKRQVDELNKLWHFMIVSSNYKDIESKFLRIQGLRTNELTILRIISEKENVIIKDILEVLNVPKSTLTSMIDRLEKRNLIIRTLSNKDRRSYKLELTTEGKMAQEEHSKFEEEVYGKIMLSLDTYEDRENLLKLIRKMAYNISN, encoded by the coding sequence ATGGATCAGGAATATAAAAGACAAGTAGATGAATTAAATAAATTATGGCATTTTATGATAGTATCATCTAATTATAAGGATATAGAATCAAAGTTTTTGAGAATACAAGGACTAAGAACTAATGAACTTACAATACTAAGAATTATTTCTGAAAAAGAAAATGTTATTATAAAAGATATATTAGAAGTCTTAAATGTACCTAAAAGTACATTAACTAGTATGATTGATAGATTAGAAAAGCGCAATCTTATTATTAGAACTCTTAGTAATAAGGATAGAAGATCCTATAAGTTAGAACTTACTACGGAGGGGAAGATGGCACAAGAGGAACATAGTAAATTTGAGGAAGAAGTTTACGGAAAAATAATGCTTTCTTTAGATACTTATGAGGATAGAGAAAATTTATTAAAACTTATAAGAAAAATGGCATACAATATTTCAAACTAA
- a CDS encoding class I SAM-dependent methyltransferase: MQNNKNIFKENSKINFNKQAESYDESHDGKFVAPMYNEIISRIMLIKPKKLLDVGCGTGNVLMKLVGNNIELYGLDLSEKMIEVAKKNLDNRAELKVGDSECMPWGNNTFDVIVCNASFHHYPNPEKTLLEMKRILKFNGTLIIGDPTSPVVIRKIMNLYCKRSSSGDYKIYCKKEIEELLIKCGFKPSNFKKINYKSFAINANIKK; encoded by the coding sequence ATGCAAAATAATAAAAATATTTTTAAAGAGAATTCAAAAATAAATTTTAATAAACAAGCTGAATCTTATGATGAGAGTCATGATGGGAAATTCGTAGCTCCGATGTATAATGAAATTATTAGCAGAATAATGCTTATTAAGCCTAAAAAATTATTAGATGTTGGATGTGGCACCGGAAATGTATTGATGAAATTAGTTGGAAATAATATAGAATTATATGGATTAGATCTTTCAGAAAAAATGATTGAAGTTGCCAAAAAAAATCTTGATAATAGAGCTGAATTAAAAGTTGGTGATTCAGAATGTATGCCTTGGGGAAATAATACTTTTGATGTAATTGTATGTAATGCATCATTTCATCATTATCCAAACCCAGAAAAGACACTATTAGAGATGAAAAGAATATTAAAATTTAATGGAACATTAATTATTGGAGATCCAACTTCACCAGTAGTTATTAGAAAAATAATGAATTTATATTGTAAAAGAAGTAGTAGTGGCGATTATAAGATATATTGCAAGAAAGAAATTGAGGAACTTTTAATAAAGTGTGGATTTAAGCCATCTAACTTTAAAAAAATAAATTATAAAAGTTTTGCTATCAATGCTAATATAAAAAAATAA
- a CDS encoding dienelactone hydrolase family protein: MKIINNSNSVIIVLHEIYGINQHIKFVCEKFSMDGYDIICPNLINLNHPLNYDQQDEAYHHFIKNIGFDLAFNQVKRLIIQAKKQYRYVYLLGYSIGATIAWLCSGEDIMCDGIIGYYGSRIRDYMSVTPKCPVLLIFPTEEKSFNVKKIVNSLKKWNVNVHILRGAHGFSDPFSKNYCTQSFEEAEILVNSFLKRILENS; encoded by the coding sequence GTGAAGATTATAAATAATTCTAATTCTGTAATTATAGTGTTACATGAAATATATGGTATTAATCAGCATATTAAGTTCGTCTGTGAGAAGTTTTCTATGGATGGATATGATATTATTTGCCCCAATTTAATTAATCTAAACCACCCTCTTAATTATGATCAACAAGATGAAGCCTATCATCATTTCATAAAAAATATCGGGTTTGATTTAGCATTTAATCAAGTAAAACGGCTAATAATACAAGCAAAAAAGCAATACAGGTACGTATATTTATTAGGCTATAGCATAGGTGCAACAATTGCATGGCTATGTAGCGGTGAAGATATTATGTGTGATGGTATTATAGGGTACTATGGTTCGAGGATTAGAGACTATATGAGCGTTACTCCCAAATGTCCAGTTTTATTGATTTTTCCTACTGAAGAGAAATCATTCAATGTTAAAAAAATAGTTAATTCTTTGAAAAAATGGAACGTCAATGTACATATATTAAGAGGGGCCCATGGGTTTAGTGACCCATTTTCTAAGAACTATTGTACACAGTCATTTGAAGAAGCCGAAATATTGGTAAATAGCTTTTTAAAGAGAATACTAGAAAACTCATAA
- a CDS encoding ACT domain-containing protein: protein MSEKILTMKLLNEKFSVCRLNKNEQIPEWVKNSSFYSISKTSDELSIVCSQDSIPSNIKCEKDWRILKVEGPLDFSLIGIISSISTILALKRISIFAVSTYDTDYILVKNKDIDNAILALSNERYEIINQENLL, encoded by the coding sequence ATGTCAGAAAAAATATTAACAATGAAATTATTAAACGAAAAATTTTCTGTTTGTAGATTAAATAAAAATGAGCAAATTCCTGAATGGGTAAAAAACAGCAGTTTTTATTCTATATCAAAAACATCAGATGAATTATCAATTGTATGCTCTCAAGATAGTATACCGAGTAATATAAAGTGTGAAAAAGATTGGAGAATTTTAAAAGTTGAGGGACCATTAGATTTTTCTCTAATTGGTATTATTTCATCAATTAGTACTATATTGGCATTAAAAAGAATCAGTATTTTTGCTGTTTCCACATATGATACAGATTATATACTTGTTAAAAATAAAGATATAGATAATGCCATATTAGCATTATCAAATGAAAGATATGAAATTATAAATCAAGAAAATTTGTTATAG
- a CDS encoding MerR family transcriptional regulator, with translation MSYKIKEVADMVGVSVRTLHHYDQIGILKPKSVTTAGYRLYTDDDLERLQQVLFFKELDFTLLEIKEILDNPDFDRKHALKTHRELLIEKKKRLDKIIKSVDKTIDYIEGGIDMTKNEMFEGFDISEIEAHKEKYAEETKQKYGDTDAYKESLKKTSKYTKEDWARINATNGKINEKIIANMDKGIGNSEVQKAVAELRQHITDNFYDCTIEIFRGLADLYVKDERFTANIDRQKEGLAKFLSESMIYYCDNAK, from the coding sequence ATGTCTTATAAAATAAAAGAAGTAGCTGATATGGTTGGTGTAAGTGTGCGTACACTCCATCATTATGATCAGATAGGCATCTTAAAGCCAAAGTCTGTAACAACGGCCGGATATAGACTCTACACTGATGATGACCTTGAAAGATTGCAACAAGTTTTGTTTTTTAAAGAGTTGGATTTTACCCTTCTAGAAATAAAAGAAATTTTAGATAATCCAGATTTCGATAGAAAACATGCATTAAAGACACATAGGGAGCTATTGATAGAAAAAAAGAAGAGACTCGATAAGATTATAAAATCTGTAGATAAAACTATAGATTACATTGAAGGAGGAATAGATATGACTAAGAATGAAATGTTTGAGGGGTTTGATATAAGCGAAATAGAGGCTCATAAAGAAAAATATGCAGAGGAAACGAAGCAAAAATATGGCGACACTGATGCCTACAAGGAAAGTTTGAAAAAAACCTCAAAATACACAAAAGAGGATTGGGCTAGGATTAATGCAACTAATGGAAAAATCAACGAGAAAATTATAGCTAACATGGATAAAGGAATAGGTAATTCAGAAGTTCAAAAGGCAGTTGCTGAGTTAAGACAACACATTACTGATAATTTTTATGATTGTACTATAGAAATATTTAGAGGTCTTGCTGATTTATATGTTAAAGATGAACGTTTCACGGCTAACATTGATAGGCAGAAAGAAGGTTTAGCTAAGTTCTTAAGTGAGTCAATGATTTACTATTGTGATAATGCAAAATAG
- a CDS encoding DUF1737 domain-containing protein — MENKLKYRLITGKDDANFCKKISELLNEGYKLYEAPSCTFNGQDVIVAQALILNECDNLDIGFKRTVK; from the coding sequence ATGGAAAACAAACTTAAATATCGCTTAATTACTGGAAAAGATGATGCAAATTTTTGCAAGAAAATTTCTGAATTACTTAATGAAGGGTATAAATTATACGAAGCTCCATCATGTACTTTTAATGGACAAGATGTAATTGTGGCACAAGCATTAATTCTTAATGAGTGTGACAATCTTGATATTGGTTTTAAAAGAACTGTTAAATAA
- a CDS encoding flavodoxin domain-containing protein encodes MKTVVIYKSKTGFTKKYAEWISEALSADIFDISRVDINVVTNYDTVIYGGSLYAVGIIGVKCITKNLDKFKGKKVVVFATGASPSSEEVIREVKDKNFTPEEQKYVQFFYLRGGFDYSKMKPFDKALMTLLKWKIKMKKELTPEARGMLAMYDKPVDFTRRKNIDEIITYVNS; translated from the coding sequence ATGAAAACGGTAGTAATATACAAGTCCAAAACAGGTTTTACAAAAAAATACGCAGAATGGATTTCCGAGGCGTTATCAGCGGATATTTTTGATATTTCAAGGGTTGATATAAATGTAGTTACAAATTATGATACCGTGATTTATGGCGGCAGTTTGTATGCTGTTGGTATTATTGGAGTAAAATGTATAACGAAAAATCTCGACAAATTTAAAGGTAAAAAAGTCGTTGTTTTCGCAACGGGGGCATCACCATCGAGTGAAGAGGTAATACGTGAAGTAAAAGATAAAAATTTTACTCCCGAGGAACAGAAATATGTACAGTTCTTTTATTTAAGAGGTGGATTTGATTATAGTAAAATGAAACCTTTTGATAAAGCACTTATGACATTACTAAAATGGAAAATTAAGATGAAAAAAGAATTAACACCTGAGGCAAGAGGCATGTTAGCCATGTATGACAAGCCAGTAGATTTTACAAGAAGAAAGAATATAGATGAAATAATAACTTATGTTAATTCATAA
- a CDS encoding GNAT family N-acetyltransferase, producing the protein MIFKLVEPKLEMEKEYNNYIVEWEKSGEEIIPYASRKSMVNYEDLINCWKNQKTNKAYEEGFVPSTLYFLIDENMKIYGALHIRHELNDFLLNYGGHIGYGIRPSERKKGYATKMLSLSLSLSLVKQLGIKKALVTCDKINIASAKTILNNGGVLENEVIEEGEVTQRYWINIKSQNTLLS; encoded by the coding sequence ATGATATTTAAGTTGGTTGAGCCAAAACTTGAAATGGAAAAAGAATATAATAATTATATAGTTGAATGGGAAAAATCAGGAGAAGAAATAATTCCATACGCATCGAGAAAGAGTATGGTCAATTATGAAGATTTAATTAATTGTTGGAAGAACCAAAAAACCAATAAAGCATATGAAGAAGGATTTGTTCCATCTACTCTATATTTTTTAATTGATGAAAACATGAAAATTTATGGTGCTCTACATATTAGACATGAATTAAATGATTTTTTGCTAAATTATGGTGGACATATTGGATATGGGATAAGACCTTCTGAACGTAAAAAAGGTTATGCTACGAAGATGCTTTCACTATCATTATCATTATCATTAGTGAAACAGTTAGGTATTAAAAAGGCATTGGTTACGTGTGACAAAATAAATATAGCTTCAGCAAAAACTATATTAAATAATGGTGGAGTATTAGAGAATGAGGTTATTGAAGAGGGTGAAGTGACTCAGAGATATTGGATAAATATTAAATCACAAAATACTTTGTTATCTTAA
- a CDS encoding L-threonylcarbamoyladenylate synthase codes for MKTEILNVKDLNINYKNIVKGAEYLKNGEVIAIPTETVYGLAADAFNEKAIKKIFEVKGRPQDNPLLVHIYKVEQVYDICKDISKEAETMFGNFWPGSVTLIFNKKDCISDTITAGMKTVGVRFPESEIARAIIKESGTLLVAPSANLSGKPSTTSVEHCYNDLNGKIPCILDGGACSIGLESTIIDMSTPVPILLRPGAISLDDICKVIPNLIYKKDLLSVKEMDIPKAPGMKYRHYAPDAPLTLVEGEYIKTSKWIKENANENDVIICFQEFLNDFKDYQHIYSLGSFKMLNIAAQKIFDLIRECDKLNVSHIYVQAPNNSGLGNSIINRLEKASAGDIIHI; via the coding sequence ATGAAAACAGAAATATTAAATGTTAAAGATTTAAATATTAATTACAAAAATATTGTAAAAGGTGCAGAGTATCTAAAAAATGGTGAGGTTATTGCAATTCCAACAGAAACTGTTTATGGATTAGCTGCAGATGCTTTTAATGAAAAGGCAATAAAAAAAATTTTTGAAGTTAAAGGAAGGCCGCAGGATAATCCATTATTGGTACATATATATAAAGTGGAACAGGTTTACGATATATGCAAAGATATTTCAAAAGAGGCAGAGACAATGTTTGGTAATTTTTGGCCCGGATCAGTAACTTTAATTTTTAATAAGAAAGATTGTATTTCTGATACAATTACTGCAGGAATGAAAACTGTAGGAGTTAGATTTCCCGAAAGTGAAATAGCAAGGGCTATAATTAAAGAAAGTGGAACTTTATTAGTAGCTCCATCTGCAAATTTATCAGGAAAGCCATCAACTACTAGTGTAGAGCATTGCTATAATGATTTAAATGGGAAAATTCCTTGCATTTTAGATGGAGGGGCGTGTTCAATTGGGTTGGAGTCAACAATTATAGATATGTCTACTCCAGTCCCAATACTTCTAAGACCAGGAGCAATAAGCTTGGATGACATATGTAAGGTAATACCAAACCTTATATACAAAAAAGATTTATTAAGCGTGAAAGAAATGGATATTCCAAAGGCTCCAGGAATGAAATATAGACACTATGCACCAGATGCACCTCTAACATTGGTTGAGGGAGAGTATATAAAAACGTCTAAATGGATTAAAGAAAATGCAAATGAGAACGATGTTATAATTTGTTTTCAAGAATTTTTAAATGATTTTAAGGATTACCAACATATATATAGTTTAGGAAGTTTTAAAATGTTAAATATAGCTGCACAAAAGATATTTGATTTGATTAGAGAATGTGATAAATTGAATGTAAGTCATATTTATGTACAAGCTCCAAATAATAGTGGTTTAGGGAATTCTATAATTAATCGATTAGAAAAAGCAAGTGCAGGAGATATTATTCATATATAA
- a CDS encoding CatB-related O-acetyltransferase gives MTIPNSNKIYPRSNDNQTIYLKNVITRDNIKVGDYTIYNDFNNDPRDFEENNVLYQYAVNNDKLIIGKFCSISCKAKFLMTSGNHTMKSLSNYTFPIFYEEWDLPVSHITDAWDNKGDIEIGNDVWIGYDAIIMSGVKIGDGAIIATRALVTKDVPPYTIVGGVPAKVIKKRYDDETISKLLKIKWWNWTYEKIQANVKYIQSGNIDKLK, from the coding sequence ATGACTATTCCAAATTCAAATAAAATATATCCAAGAAGTAATGACAACCAAACAATATATCTTAAAAATGTAATTACAAGGGATAATATAAAAGTTGGAGATTATACAATATATAATGATTTTAATAATGATCCAAGGGATTTCGAAGAAAATAATGTATTATATCAGTATGCTGTAAACAATGATAAATTAATAATTGGAAAGTTTTGTTCAATTTCATGTAAAGCGAAGTTTCTTATGACAAGTGGAAATCACACAATGAAATCACTATCTAATTATACATTTCCAATATTTTATGAGGAATGGGATTTACCCGTCAGCCATATAACCGATGCATGGGATAATAAGGGTGATATTGAAATTGGAAATGATGTGTGGATAGGTTATGACGCTATAATCATGTCAGGGGTGAAGATTGGTGATGGTGCAATTATTGCAACTAGAGCATTGGTTACCAAGGATGTTCCTCCATATACTATTGTTGGAGGAGTACCCGCAAAAGTTATAAAGAAAAGGTATGATGATGAAACAATTTCTAAATTGCTTAAAATTAAGTGGTGGAATTGGACATATGAAAAAATCCAAGCAAATGTTAAATATATTCAATCAGGGAACATTGATAAGTTAAAGTGA